The proteins below are encoded in one region of Kineococcus mangrovi:
- a CDS encoding ABC transporter ATP-binding protein: protein MTATTVQTGPPPPTPGLAAHLRAERPRLAGAVVAQAVGSVLGVVPFVALADVARTALAAGTPAELGTDRLWGALLVAAGGALGALLLAELATVLTHLADNDHQLRVRRDLARHVGRLPLGWTTSRGAGAVERALHGDVAAVHVLIAHTLLDVVNLAVTTVVAVVLLAVVDWRLAVLTVALLVLGSWLFARAMSGGRARMAEFGTAAAATGSAVAEFVQGIRTVKSFGRGRAAHAAYTAAADDFATFFSGWVRATTAVTAASQIVLSPVVVLAAVATAGTVLVSTGYADPLDLVLPLLLAPAVTAPVAAVGGRVQQITAARDAAVRIDELFAQEPLAEPPGPATSPRGSAVRFEQVRFTHPGADRPALDGVDLDLAPGTLTALVGASGAGKSTLVSLLARFHDVDAGAIRVGGVDVRDTTSRDLLRRVGLVLQDVQLLRASLADNIRLGRPEATLDEVRAAARVAQIDERISRLPQGYDAVVGQDVVLSGGEAQRVSIARALLGDNDLVVLDEATSAADPEAEAAVQDALSALVGERMDGGGSVLVVAHRLATTTGADQIVVLDAGRVVERGRHEDLLAADGAYARLWRSQQGPTTGGTP from the coding sequence ATGACGGCAACCACGGTGCAGACCGGACCACCGCCACCGACCCCCGGGCTGGCCGCCCACCTGCGTGCGGAACGACCGCGACTGGCGGGAGCCGTTGTCGCGCAGGCGGTCGGATCGGTCCTCGGGGTCGTGCCCTTCGTCGCCCTCGCCGACGTCGCCCGCACCGCCCTGGCGGCCGGCACCCCGGCCGAGCTCGGCACCGACCGACTGTGGGGGGCTCTGCTCGTGGCGGCGGGAGGAGCGCTGGGCGCCCTGCTGCTCGCCGAGCTGGCGACCGTCCTGACGCACCTGGCCGACAACGACCACCAGTTGCGCGTGCGCCGCGACCTGGCCCGCCACGTGGGCCGCCTGCCGCTGGGGTGGACCACCAGCCGCGGCGCCGGTGCGGTCGAGCGGGCGCTGCACGGCGACGTCGCCGCCGTCCACGTGCTCATCGCCCACACGCTGCTCGACGTCGTGAACCTCGCCGTGACCACCGTGGTCGCCGTCGTCCTGCTCGCCGTCGTCGACTGGCGCCTGGCGGTGCTGACGGTGGCTCTGCTGGTGCTGGGCAGCTGGTTGTTCGCCCGTGCGATGTCCGGCGGCCGGGCCCGGATGGCCGAGTTCGGAACGGCGGCGGCGGCCACGGGGTCGGCCGTCGCGGAGTTCGTGCAGGGCATCCGGACGGTCAAGTCGTTCGGACGGGGTCGTGCCGCGCACGCCGCCTACACCGCCGCTGCCGACGACTTCGCCACCTTCTTCTCCGGCTGGGTGCGCGCCACCACCGCCGTGACCGCGGCCTCGCAGATCGTCCTGTCACCGGTCGTCGTGCTGGCCGCGGTCGCCACCGCGGGGACGGTGCTGGTGAGCACCGGGTACGCCGACCCCCTCGACCTGGTGCTGCCGCTCCTGCTGGCCCCGGCCGTCACCGCCCCCGTGGCCGCCGTCGGGGGGCGGGTCCAGCAGATCACCGCCGCGCGCGATGCCGCCGTCCGCATCGACGAGCTGTTCGCCCAGGAGCCGCTGGCCGAACCCCCCGGCCCGGCCACCTCGCCGCGCGGGTCCGCCGTCCGCTTCGAGCAGGTCCGCTTCACCCACCCCGGGGCCGACCGGCCCGCCCTCGACGGCGTCGACCTCGACCTGGCCCCCGGCACCCTCACCGCGCTGGTCGGCGCCTCCGGCGCGGGCAAGTCGACCCTGGTCTCCCTGCTGGCCCGCTTCCACGACGTCGACGCCGGCGCGATCCGCGTCGGGGGCGTCGACGTGCGGGACACGACCTCGCGCGACCTGCTGCGCCGCGTCGGGCTCGTCCTGCAGGACGTCCAGCTCCTGCGGGCGAGCCTCGCCGACAACATCCGTCTCGGCCGCCCCGAGGCCACCCTGGACGAGGTCAGGGCCGCCGCCCGGGTGGCGCAGATCGACGAGCGCATCTCGCGCCTGCCCCAGGGCTACGACGCGGTCGTGGGTCAGGACGTCGTCCTGTCCGGGGGGGAGGCCCAGCGCGTCTCGATCGCCCGCGCCCTGCTGGGGGACAACGACCTCGTCGTCCTCGACGAGGCGACGTCCGCGGCCGACCCCGAGGCGGAGGCCGCGGTGCAGGACGCGCTGTCCGCGCTCGTCGGCGAGCGGATGGACGGGGGCGGCAGCGTGCTCGTGGTCGCGCACCGGCTGGCCACCACCACCGGCGCCGACCAGATCGTGGTCCTGGACGCCGGTCGCGTCGTCGAGCGCGGCCGCCACGAGGACCTGCTGGCCGCCGACGGCGCCTACGCGCGGTTGTGGCGCAGCCAGCAGGGACCGACCACCGGGGGGACGCCGTGA
- a CDS encoding ABC transporter ATP-binding protein: MITRLLAVLPPQHRRDLRRVITGFAVAAFAQGLAALALLPLLQALVEGDTGAAWWWLAALLLASAVFAAVRARTQAAAFSVGARLSAGVHHELADALLRLPLAFFTPARTGALSQVAGRNVPALMSVPAHLVRPLVDAVVVPATVVLGLLVVQWRLGLVALACGLLVVPVLRWSTRAVERFDAARDGARAEASSRVLEFARLQPVLRSTGRDAHGLGQLDAALVAEHDADRRLLLRGTPALLATAAAVRTALLVLLAVVVLLATGEVVDAVLVPGLLVLVVRALEPLGTVGETGASLRLASNALAGVEEVLAEPALPAPTAPARPSGHRIAFRDVSVQVAGNTVLHEVSATLPHPGLTAVVGPSGAGKSTLVGLVQRALDVTAGGVSIGDVDVRQIPDEDLVDLVSYASQDVHLFAGTLADNVRVGAPDAGTADLDRAAELTGLTELVAGLPQGWDSPVGPGGAQLSGGQRQRVALARTVLKPAPVVVLDEPTSALDGISAAVVRATARELARERSVLLVTHRVGQVAEADHVLVLDGGRLAAAGAPGELAGVPGPYRRLLDADRRSGGWRLGTRTRSAAP, translated from the coding sequence GTGATCACCCGACTCCTCGCCGTCCTGCCCCCGCAGCACCGACGGGACCTGCGGCGCGTCATCACCGGGTTCGCCGTCGCCGCGTTCGCCCAGGGACTGGCCGCCCTGGCCCTCCTGCCCCTGCTGCAGGCCCTGGTCGAGGGGGACACCGGTGCCGCGTGGTGGTGGCTCGCGGCCCTGCTGCTGGCGTCCGCCGTCTTCGCCGCCGTCCGGGCCCGCACCCAGGCCGCGGCCTTCTCCGTCGGTGCCCGGCTGTCGGCCGGCGTGCACCACGAGCTCGCCGACGCGTTGCTGCGGCTGCCGCTGGCCTTCTTCACCCCGGCGCGCACCGGTGCGCTCAGCCAGGTGGCGGGACGCAACGTCCCGGCCCTCATGAGCGTGCCCGCGCACCTCGTGCGCCCGCTCGTCGACGCCGTCGTGGTGCCCGCCACCGTCGTGCTGGGCCTGCTGGTCGTGCAGTGGCGGCTGGGCCTGGTCGCCCTGGCGTGCGGGCTGCTCGTCGTCCCCGTCCTGCGCTGGAGCACCCGGGCGGTCGAGCGCTTCGACGCCGCCCGCGACGGCGCCCGCGCCGAGGCGTCCAGCCGGGTCCTGGAGTTCGCCCGGCTGCAACCCGTCCTGCGCAGCACGGGCCGGGACGCCCACGGGCTGGGGCAGCTGGACGCGGCGCTGGTCGCCGAGCACGACGCGGACCGTCGCCTGCTGCTGCGGGGCACCCCCGCGCTGCTGGCCACCGCGGCCGCCGTGCGGACCGCCCTGCTCGTCCTGCTCGCCGTCGTGGTCCTGCTCGCCACGGGGGAGGTGGTGGACGCCGTGCTCGTCCCCGGGCTGCTCGTCCTCGTGGTGCGGGCGCTGGAACCGCTGGGCACCGTCGGTGAGACGGGGGCCTCGCTGCGGCTGGCGTCCAACGCCCTCGCCGGGGTGGAGGAGGTGCTGGCCGAACCCGCCCTCCCGGCGCCGACCGCACCGGCACGACCGTCCGGGCACCGGATCGCCTTCCGGGACGTGTCCGTGCAGGTCGCGGGGAACACCGTGCTGCACGAGGTCTCGGCGACGCTGCCGCACCCCGGGCTCACCGCCGTGGTGGGCCCGTCGGGGGCGGGCAAGTCGACGCTGGTCGGGCTGGTGCAGCGCGCGCTCGACGTCACCGCCGGCGGTGTCAGCATCGGTGACGTCGACGTGCGTCAGATCCCCGACGAGGACCTCGTCGACCTCGTCAGCTACGCCTCCCAGGACGTGCACCTGTTCGCCGGGACCCTGGCCGACAACGTCCGCGTCGGTGCACCGGACGCCGGCACCGCCGACCTGGACCGGGCCGCGGAGCTGACCGGGCTCACCGAACTGGTCGCCGGGCTGCCGCAGGGGTGGGACAGCCCGGTGGGACCGGGCGGTGCCCAGCTCTCCGGCGGGCAGCGCCAACGGGTGGCCCTGGCGCGGACCGTGCTCAAACCGGCCCCCGTCGTCGTGCTCGACGAACCGACCTCGGCGCTGGACGGGATCAGCGCAGCCGTCGTCCGGGCCACGGCCCGGGAACTGGCGCGCGAACGGTCGGTGCTCCTGGTCACCCACCGCGTCGGGCAGGTCGCCGAGGCCGACCACGTCCTCGTGCTGGACGGGGGCCGGCTCGCCGCGGCGGGAGCCCCGGGGGAACTCGCCGGGGTGCCCGGGCCCTACCGCAGGCTGCTGGACGCCGACCGCCGCTCCGGCGGCTGGCGCCTGGGCACCCGGACCAGGAGCGCTGCGCCGTGA